One Ctenopharyngodon idella isolate HZGC_01 chromosome 3, HZGC01, whole genome shotgun sequence genomic window, ctgctcttctctctagtaatatggcacatagtcttagaactgaaacatgacaaactggggcccaagtcaggaagcagcagacaaactggctaaaccgaccgtctgatagctgcctcacgttacagaagtcagataattcccaacacatagaaactcttacacctagatattatcacatagagactgtgtctgtaccccgaattagtaaaaacaaaaaaaaacttccaaacctatttaatgataaaaatttaattgatgttcaacaaataaacaatagagataatactgataaacaaatgataaagcttgggttggtaaatattagatccctttcttcaaaaacacttattgtaaatgatctagatgtgctgtgtttgatagaaacttggctaaaaccggacgattacattactttaaatgagtctagccctcaaagttacgattatcgacacaatcctCGCCAGAAAGGCAAAGGAGGAGGCGTTGCTGTactttatagtaatatttacagtattagtcaaaagtctttcaaatataattccttcgaagtgatggtactttatgtaacattatgtaagttgacatttgtgctggctactgtatacaggccaccaggacaccatacagactttatcaaagaatttgatgattttctatcggagttagtagctgcagataaagtccttgttgttggtgattttaatatccatgtagataatgaaaaagacgcattaggattggcatttacagacattctaaactctactGGAGTTAGACGACACGTGTCAAGACCCattcattgtcgtaatcatactctAGAccacgttgatcctggagggccactgtcctgcagagtttagctccaaccctaattaaacacacctgaagctaatcaaggtctccaggattactaaagttacaggcaggagtgtttttttcagggttggagctaaactctgcaggacaatggccctccaggatcaacgttccccacacCTGCTCTAGATccaatattgtcacatggaatcaataTTGATGccattgaaattctgcagcataGTGAcaacatctcagatcattatctagtctcgtgtatactacatttagtcaaggctgctgagaattttttattttaaacttcaaGCTAATGCATCAACGCAAGTTTATCATGGCTTGCCCTGTCAGGCGCTTTGACAGATGCGTGTgctgtttaaagctgcagtccgtaactttttttggttaataaTTAtccaaaaatcaatttttgagcaagtacataaccagccagtgttcaaaactatctccttatctTAGCATGATTCACAATTTGATGCAGCAATATAgtcgccattatttacatttccactgaagcaacgaatggtaaggggcgtggcgtttccggaAGCTTCAGCGAATCCAGAGCCATGAGCGAAACACAAGCCcgctaaccaatctgagcacattGCATATTTTGTAGGGAGTGGCTTAATAGAACCAGGAAATCAAACAAGCCAttcaaatgacaatggaaacagaggtgtagaataaaggtaaaatatatgaaaaatatggctttaaaaaaaaaaattaaaaaaagcattaagacatgttaaacagcaccccaaaaacacaatcaagccttggaaaaaaaaaaaaaaaaaaaaaaaaaaaatcactgaaccatccctttaacgGTTACATCCTTATCTGTAAGTGTTACAAATGTACGCGAGTATTTCCGTTTTGCATGAAGGGATGCATTCGTTTTGCTGAAGTATCTGTTGTCGGACAATAAATTTAGGTTTAAAAGTCACCATGtaattcaagtattttatgatAATGGTAACTGTAAATGGATAACAGTgtgtaattgaatataaatgtaagatgTCTCTTCTAAACTTTTCCCTCCAATGAAGGGTTGCAGATAacacaaaaaagcaaaacattaaaCTGCACCAGGGGAACACATTACAACAATATAACTGGTACTGCCAATATCTTACAAGGTAGGGAATGCaatttattatgaataaaatagttaaaatagttaaaatatttAGATAATTTGTTTGATGAAGTAAAACAATAACATGAGAGTGAAAAATCATAATTCAACAAAacttgaattaaattaaattaatttcaccTATGAGTTGTATTTAACCAATCAATTGGGGACACAGGGTTGTTTATACAAGGATAGAGGCTTCAAGGATAAAAGGTTGTGAACCAGTTTAGATCACCTGTTAGGATCCAGTAGGACAGTTCATCAGTCTCTCCACACAGGCACTCTGACACACCACTGAACATCTCCatcaactaatcctttaaacttaattaaacatttcatttcctttctttttcagtttcatttgagttcaaataaataaaattccaaGAATATAATCTAAAATGAGATCTATGAAAATACAAATGCGAGAATCGATTTAAGCGAATCATGGCCTAAGAATCGATATAAATCAAATCGTGAGACTCCAAAGATTCCCACCCCTGCCCAGTTCATAGAAAGTGTCCCTTTTATTACTGGATGCTTCAGCTATATTATTTTACAGCTTTAAAGATTTGTCCTAATACAACAAACCAAAATATGAATCTTGAAGCTTTATAACCTTCAgcatcatgaatgaatgaagaataCACACtaacctctttgttcttcagtgtgtttcattctgcagggttctggatcactcatgttctcactgtcctctttaataaactttgcagatttcagctcttcctgatGCTCCGATGCTCGTCTGATGTGGATACTCCAGCATTTACTGGTGAAATCACTGAAGGCATGACTattgtgggaggagcttcaccgAACATGAACTTCTGTGTGGAAGAAGCAGATTTTCcaaaattaacaacaacaaatcaGAGGGgttttttaaacttatttacAAACTTAAGCATGTATGTAAGTGAAGCAGATGTCCTCCAGAGTTTATCTTTGAACAGACCACAGCCTCACAAATATAAAGTGTTGCCTCTTTGTAAATCATTGTATtactatattaaaaataacaggaATGACACAATAACACTGCACTCACATCTTGTGGAAATTCACACATTCTCTGAATTTCTGTTTTGTCTGATTGTTAACATTTCTATCCATATTTCTTTCATTCTGCCCCCTATTACCATATAAGATTAGGTCTGTCTAGAAATATAGAATATAATGTAAACCACAAATggtaagaataataaaaaaaaaaaaacagattttaacaAGACCTATTCTCATTAACAGCTACGGGTAAATAACTACAATAGATCACACAATATCTAaatatagttttgttttctaATATCTACATTCAGAGTAATAATGAAATGGTTAacattttatagttttatatgtGCAGAAACTGACAATGATAAACAAAGACAGTGACAGAAAGATTACCACGAAGCAAAATAATCGAGTGTCTGtaattttgttcatatttatattttaatgtccCACATGGCTCACTATATAGGCTCTGTTTTAAGTAATTAGCAGTACCTGTTCTTGATTTTAACGATATGAAGTACAACAAATTTGATCTGCCAAAGATAAAACACCAGAGAAACAacgttataaaaataaaatcgcaGCATTCCCCTCACAAATCATTCAGTAACAGCAACATTATCACTCCAAACATCGAAACGGTCACTCAAAAATCGCACAGTAATGATTGTTTTCCTCACATACACGTTGTTTAAGTCAGCAAACACGCAAACAGCGCTGTACTCACGAAAAGAAAGAAGGACCTCTCATACTGTTGCAAACTGTGTAAAGTGTATTTTACAGCGTTGTAAACATGTGAAACACCGTGAACTGCTCACCTCTCCTCAGAAGACTCGACGCCGCTGCAAGAGCGCGCACGCTGTCGATGACGTCATCACCGCGAGGCGAGATCAACAAAAGCGCCAAATTCTATAAAAGGcgtcaaacaaaaataacggtTACTTTAATGTAGACAAACAGCCGTCTCAATCAGTCATGTAGCCTAAGGAGTAAATATTTGGCCAACTAAAGCTTTATTGAGAAATGTAAAAGCCAAGCAAAAGTAAATAGCCTACATAAATGTAACACTGAATCAATAATTACTCAAAGCAAAATTAAgtaaacatgaaaacataaGAGATGGATCTTTCTCCTACTTTCATATAGGGATGGGTATACCGTTTTAACAGCATTGCTATTCTTATAATACTCCTACTTCTAATTGGCTCTTAAAtaaacttaaaggaacacttcactctttttgaaaataggctcattttccaactccccaggcgcagtaattaatgatataattttcattttttcataattttcggGATCAACGAGTgtgaagctgaaaaaaaaaatgtctccatccacatccacatccatccatcataaacgtactataagtctaaggtgtctccagaatgtgtctgtgaagtttcagctcaaaataccccatatatcttttattattcatttttttaactgcctattttggggcaTAATTAAATATGCGCCGTTTCAGCACGtgtcccctttaaatgctcgCGCTCCCCGCCCCAAGCTCGCGACTCTTTGCATAAACGAAGTTCACACAGCTAATATAACCCTCAAAATAGATCTTCACAAAGTGTTCGTcgtgcagcatatcagatcatgtAAGTGTAGTATTTAtttggatgtttacatttgattctgaatgagtttgatagtagCCTATGCTGCGGCTAATGGGGCTAAAGCTAAcattacacactgttggagagatttataaagaatgaagttgtttatgaattatacagtctgcaagtgtttaataaagaaaataacgacggctctggtctccgtgaatacagtaagaaacaatggtatatttaaccacatttaacagtacattagcaacatgctaaagaaacatttagaaagacaatttacaaatatcactgaAAATAACATGATATCATGGATCGTGTCAGTAATTAttgctccatctgccatttttcgcTATTGTTCTTGCTTGCTTACCTGCATAAAGTCTGATGATTCGGCTGTACAGCTCCAGACGTTAATATTGGCTTGTCTaatgccttgaacatgggctggcatatgcaaatattgggggcgtacatattaatgatcccgactgttgcgtcacagtcggtgttatgttgagattcgcctgttcTTCAGTGGTCTTTTGCACAAATCAAATTTACATAAGAACatggtgtttgagactcactgtatgtcatttccatgtacagaactctaATTATTTAACTATGATGAGGTAAAATCAATTTTCAATTCTGTAACTATTATGTAGAATTCACTGTTGTCAACACTGTTTACAATACATGAatgcaaatataaaacaaaatctgTTTTATAAATCAAAAATCTTAAGTTGTAGTTTATTGTAATTTCAAACAGAGTTATTACAGCACTTAtttgattcttgatgtctgtacATTTGTTGCAGAGCTTTTGTGGTGGAGCAGGACCTGCAAGGTGATGGTGGCAtttgtgaaacaaaaaaaaaaaaaggaaaacctgaaacaaaaatataaagtatcATTTTGTTACTTCTAATACAGAAATCAAATGACATTGCACTGTTAAAATGACTGCATTTGAATTAAGTTTGTGCATTTTTTAGGATGTGAAATGTCCTCAGACTGGTGTGAGCACTGATGATGGAGAGCCACAGCAGATCCTGGTTCAGTGTCATGGATGAGACCCTCCATCACTCCACCTGCCCTTATTGCCTTATCTTCTGGACTGATGTTGCTGTGATTTCTTCATCTTCAGTGAGTCCAGGGCCAGCAAGCACATCTAGAAAAAGACCAAAGGACAGTGAGGATGTGATTTTGGTCAAGTTTGTTCTGCTGGTTTCTGTTTATCCATTAATTCATTGCTTGACTGTAAATGAAGATGTATTTACATCAGCTGTTTGTCTAGTACATTGATCATTATTGTGTGTAAGAGCTGGGGTGGTTCTTCAGTATCATGATGTTTCATCTGCAGGTTCTGGATCACTGGATCTCTCTGTCCTCTCCTTCCAGATGCTTTCTGGTGGTTctgcataaaaacaaataagTTACATTCCAACAGACATGATATGAGATCAACCTGTCCTGTCACTCACTGTGGCTGTAAAGAAACTATTaatgaatgaggcatttatataCTGTTCACACAAAGTGCTTCACAATCACATCAGGGGTCTCTTCACACCACCATCAGCTATAGGTGGAGAGAGAGATGACTGTGACTACTTACTGTGATTTCAGACTGTGGTCATGCGGTTTCTCCACTGCATGGATCTTCATGTGTCGCTTCAGGTTACTTTTAATAGTGAAACTcgttccacactgatcacacgtgTGCAGCTTCTCTTCactgtggatcctctcatgtggtTTCAAATATGATGAAtaactgaatctcttgtcacagtgtgaactcttgtaaggtttttctccagtgtggatcctctcgtgTTTTTTCAGATTTGCTGactgactgaatctcttgtcacagtgtgaacacttgtaatgtttttctccagtgtgaatcctcTCATGTCTTTTCAGAGATGATGAATCACTGAATCTTTTCTTGCAatatgaacacttgtaaggtttctctccagtgtgaatcctcTCATGTGCTTTTAGATCTGTCgaatgaatgaatctcttgtcacagtgtgaacacttgaaaggtttttctccagtgtgaattttctGGTGCTGTTTCAAAACACTCACATAAGAAAAAGTCTTCCCACACTCAAAGCACACATGATCTCTTACTTCACTATGAATTTTCTGATGTGTATGTAAATTGTGGAGCactgaaaaactctttccacatacAAAACATGAATGTGGTTTCTCCTTTGTATGAACTCTAAGGTGTTTCTTTAGGGAGGACgccacaataaatgttttttcacactgatcacatgtgaacggcttctctccggtgtggatcctcatgtgtCCTTTAAGGTGTTCCGATCgggtgaaactcttcccacactgatcacacgtgaacggcttctctccagtatgaactctcatgtgtTTCTTAAGATTTGATGTTTGTGTGAAGCTCTTCCCGCAcagatcacatgtgaacggcttctctcctgtatgaacTCTAATGTGAACCTCaagatgttgtttttttttgaagctctttccacactgatcacatgcaTGCGGCTTCTCTCCTGTGTGGATCTTCATGTGTTCTTTAAGACTTGCTGACAGCGTGAAGCTCttcccacattgatcacatgtgtgcggcttctctccggtgtggatTTTCACATGTTGATCatgatttgttttttgtgtgaagctctttccacactgctCGCATgggtacggcttctctccagtgtgaactctgaTGTGAATCTCAAGACTACGATTgtttgtgaaactctttccacactgagtgcaggtgaaagatttatttttctttaaaaatgtcttttcagTCATTGAGTGCATCAAATATTTTTCACCAGGTTTGACATGATGTTCCTCCTCCACTTCACTCAGTTCTTCACTCTCCTCCTTCACTTCCATCAGGTctgaaatgacagaaaaaaagaatttcatTTTCAGTGCATCATTAAAGTGAAAACGTCTCAGTTACGTATAAAACCATATataaggagggaacggagacataCGTCGGAACTGACCGACGAATTGTGGATCGCTTTGGACCAATCTACTTTGAGTGTAAGAAAAATGATATGCGATAATTGCAACAACTGCTCTGCGCTGCATTTGATATGTTAGCACACCGCCACATTTGGTTGTGTATCTTGTCGACAAACTACACAAGCTGAAACGTTAAAATCTTGTGTTCCGATGCACATTGTCGTTTACACCCTACATCAAGCAGGGCGTGGCATTTAGGACATTAttgtttaatgatttttaatttagCGCTTTCTAGAGGGGATGTCAAATGGAAGAGATGTGGTATTGTCAGTGGTGCTGCTGGTAGGTACAGTGAACAGTATTATTGACGGATAAAgtgactcgaaaattatgttggcattagtggaattgcactgtcatggttcaaatcatacttatctgaccgttatcagtttgtagtagtaaacaaagagatgtcatatcgatcacaagttcaatatggagtaccgcaaggctcagtactaggaccgttgctgttcactctgtacatgctacccttgggagatatcattaggaagcatggcgttagttttcattcttacgctgatgatactcagctctatatttcttcgcgccctgccAAAAcgtaccaattcacaaaattaacagaatgcatagctgatataaaaaattggatgaccagtaatttcctactactgaATTCAGAAaaagagattctaatttttggaccaaaaacttcttcatgtAATAACTTCATGTaataagtcttcgtcgtcagttaggaacctgggtgtgctctttgataccaatctttcatttgaagcccatgtttctagcatctgtaaaaccgcattcttccatcttaaaaatatatctaaactacgacatatgctctcaatgaaaaatgcagaacagttagttcatgcgttcatgacctcaaggctagattactgtaacgctctactgggtggttgccctgctcgcctgataaataaactacagctcgtacaaaaagcagcagctagagttcttactagaaccaggaagtatgaccatattagcccagttttgtcaacactgcattggcttcctgttaaacatcatatagattttaaaatcttgctaattacttacaaagcactaaatggtttagctccccagtacctgagcgagctgcTAATGCATTATaatccttcacgtctattgcgatctcagaattcaggccagttaataatacctagaatatcaaaatcaactgcaggtggtagatccttctcctatttggcacctaaattctggaacaatcttcctagcattgttcgggaagcagacacactctgtcagtttaaatctagactaaaaacacatctctttaacctggcatacacataacacattatcaatttatattttcaaatccgttaaaggattattaggctgcacaaattaggtcagccggaaccgggaacacttcctataacaccagatgtactcgttacatcagaagaagaatggcatctacgctaatattagtctttgtttatcccgaggtttaccatAGTCAACCGTAtctgggccgtatccaggtgagattgaggacctacgccttgacacgaccacaacgcagccctgaagtatcagcagagattgagttaACTAGAtgaactagatcatccactgtgaaggcctcatcaaCACGACaaccagtggcacagttcctcaacaaaccgtccataccggcgtgatgaatactatcctcaattggatggaactggaataaatactttgaatgttgtgaTCCTGTCgggcttatgatagcaacctgaatcgtaacaaagcactgtttgccagaggagaactggccccccgactaagcctggtttctcccaagtttttttttttttactagattCATATTAATGCTGCGGCAAATTCAAAcgcactctctttctctctctctgtctctggtTTCCCAACGCTGTCTAGTAGGCGACCTGTTGTCAGTGTGTCGAGAGAGACCATATGAATTTTAtaatgaagcagagcaggaatCAAGGCTTCGTCGGGACAGCATTCTCGCACGGAGAAGTGCAATTACACAACAGAGGCGCTCGCAGCTATGGTAAATAATGTGCTCACTCACACAATCAGACACTAACGCTTTTTATATCACATTTCCCGTTATGAATTATGATATCATTTGGTTCGTTGGTCCGTTAACTGGGTTGGATTGCTTTCACATCTCAAGCGAACCGCTCCAGAGTTCGTTTGAAAGCGTACCGAGACCACCTCTTCAAGGAGGTCTCGGTACGCTTGTTGGTCCGCTTTTGGTGCGCACCCGAGTGCGATTGCCGCTTTCACACCTGCCCAAACGAACCGCACCAAAGGGGGAAACGAACTCTAGTGCGATTCAACCGAACTAAATGAGGcaggtgtgaaagcaccctaagagcaaaattatataccagttatcaatgtaaagctgctttgacacaatctgcattgtaaaaagcgctatataaataaaggtgacttgaactgtcactgtaagtttagcattaaaaaaggacacaaacgttcacgtttttttttttttttccagtaaagatttgtttttatctCGCattctatgttttttttttcttctctggtAGTGTTTGGACTCTCTTGAAATGATTCACTAtctggattttttttgtctACACACCTCATTTGGACTTGAAGGTGCAGTGAGTTCCTGACTACTCTTCACTTATCCATttgcaaaaattaaaacataGTATTGCATTAAACAACCAGTTGTCAAAATAGTCATTAAACTACCGATGCCGGTATCTTAAAGAGCAGTGCGGCCATATAAAGTAGGGCTGCAACACTAATCAAAatcgataatgaaaatcatTGACAACGAATGTCGTTATCAATTAGTCGTGTCTGCCCATTGTGCATGGAAAACATCTGCAAGTCACGTCAAATTACAGCACTAAATAATgcatttctatggacaaaatcCATCTAAAAATAGTGGAGGAATCAGAGTGAGCTGCTGCTGGAAAGGTGCCTGATCCAAAACatgagaattttttattttaaacttcaaGCTAATGCATCAACGTAAGTTTATCATGGCTTGCCCTGTCAGGCGCTTTGACAGATGCGTGTgccatttaaagctgcagtccgtaactttttttggtaaataattatccaaaatcaatttttgagcaagtacataaccagccagtgttcaaaactatctccttatcatagcccgattcacaatggtaagcttgtaataatgttttataataagagcAACCTGGTGGATTTACGCGGGAAATTCGGGCATGCAGcagttcgtctttgcgtcattacgtcacgtccgTAAACAGAAAAAGGGAGTCCAGGCAAGTCGGTTTTATCATGCGAGGATGCTGCTTGTAgaggatcatttatagccttttctcacagcagctgaaataattaaacgTCAATCTGAcactgacaatcatcagtgacaactggagattcacccgtagtcaaaaaagcaaaagactttggactgtggagtggctacagattggaatctacaggtaacactaatatacactaaatacacatagcgtgcatctcaatcagctccctagttcagtattCAGGGAACTGATCAGGGAATCGgccacattcatttacatgatatactgattcacgacctagggagctagggagctgattgagacgcagggatagtcacgcaatgctgatgttgttaacattaacaatttgagaacaaagtataacagtaataataatttgcacagtttggtgtgatccgagctaagcgatcgttagatttaatcatcattggcagcgcgatttattgtaggcctaatgcttttttcctcagttggtcagaacaaaagtgacagaaatgttacttacttgttcagatgacattttccagtgaaaattcttatattGTTCATACTTTCAAGATGTAGAAtatgtgattctgaagtacagtatccacactggtgtagtgattgacagcaaacattagattcattcACACTGCTGAgctgtgccgatgcacaacccacgtaacgATAACAATTCCGCATATGATTGCAATCGCATGTtccaa contains:
- the LOC127509886 gene encoding zinc finger protein 493-like isoform X3, coding for MSDPEPCRMKHTEDTEEQRVLMEVKEESEEMSEVEEKHHVKPGEKPLSRSKTKKTFLKKRRAKKSTTCTQCGKSFTTRQSLDVHMRVHTSEKPFTCDQCGKSFNQSLNLKDHMRIHTREKPFTCDQCGKTFLGSINLKRHLRVHTKEKPYSCSVCGKSFSLLQNLQRHQKIHTGVREYMCFECEKTFNTADHLKRHKRIHTGEQPYKCSHCDKRFSQSSSLKTHERIHTGEKPYKCSHCDKRFSQSANLKTHERIHTGEKLLTCDQCGKSFTIKNDLKRHMKIHTVEKPHDHSLKSLSASPTLKFIIINEAPPTAITSSVKLLPHQFSNKCWNIPIRRASEHQEELKSAKTEFIKEDSENMSDPEPYRMKHTEDTEEQRDLMEVKEESEELSEVEEEHHVKPGEKYLMHSMTEKTFLKKNKSFTCTQCGKSFTNNRSLEIHIRVHTGEKPYPCEQCGKSFTQKTNHDQHVKIHTGEKPHTCDQCGKSFTLSASLKEHMKIHTGEKPHACDQCGKSFKKKQHLEVHIRVHTGEKPFTCDLCGKSFTQTSNLKKHMRVHTGEKPFTCDQCGKSFTRSEHLKGHMRIHTGEKPFTCDQCEKTFIVASSLKKHLRVHTKEKPHSCFVCGKSFSVLHNLHTHQKIHSEVRDHVCFECGKTFSYVSVLKQHQKIHTGEKPFKCSHCDKRFIHSTDLKAHERIHTGEKPYKCSYCKKRFSDSSSLKRHERIHTGEKHYKCSHCDKRFSQSANLKKHERIHTGEKPYKSSHCDKRFSYSSYLKPHERIHSEEKLHTCDQCGTSFTIKSNLKRHMKIHAVEKPHDHSLKSQTTRKHLEGEDREIQ
- the LOC127509886 gene encoding gastrula zinc finger protein XlCGF57.1-like isoform X11; the protein is MSDPEPCRMKHTEDTEEQRDLMEVKEESEELSEVEEEHHVKPGEKYLMHSMTEKTFLKKNKSFTCTQCGKSFTNNRSLEIHIRVHTGEKPYPCEQCGKSFTQKTNHDQHVKIHTGEKPHTCDQCGKSFTLSASLKEHMKIHTGEKPHACDQCGKSFKKKQHLEVHIRVHTGEKPFTCDLCGKSFTQTSNLKKHMRVHTGEKPFTCDQCGKSFTRSEHLKGHMRIHTGEKPFTCDQCEKTFIVASSLKKHLRVHTKEKPHSCFVCGKSFSVLHNLHTHQKIHSEVRDHVCFECGKTFSYVSVLKQHQKIHTGEKPFKCSHCDKRFIHSTDLKAHERIHTGEKPYKCSYCKKRFSDSSSLKRHERIHTGEKHYKCSHCDKRFSQSANLKKHERIHTGEKPYKSSHCDKRFSYSSYLKPHERIHSEEKLHTCDQCGTSFTIKSNLKRHMKIHAVEKPHDHSLKSQTTRKHLEGEDREIQ